A window from Citrus sinensis cultivar Valencia sweet orange chromosome 3, DVS_A1.0, whole genome shotgun sequence encodes these proteins:
- the LOC127900986 gene encoding receptor-like protein 9DC3, whose translation MGKRVMESISECLIQCTREQKNIVTCTAVKAAMSSISSFVYVLLFLELLAGSTCVVHGLQSHPRNTLKDYASAAEFEASDGPKLLGNKKLPWKNLEYLDLRSNLLQGPVPAPSSNMRVFLISNNKFIGEIPRLICNTSTIEILDLSNNSLSGTIPECIGNFSKSLRVLDLRKNRFHGTIPETFPKGNNLTTLNFNGNELVGSVPRSLLNCANLQVLDLGNNKMKDTFPHWLGTLRELQVLILRSNKFYGHLRDYEADYYFSKLRILDLSNNNFTGSLPAMFFKNMKAMTDIGEAADENKSKYMGETYYEDSVTLIIKRQEVKLMKILTIFTTIDLSKNSFHGEIPELMGKLHSLRLLNLSQNILSGNIPSSLGDLTDLESLDLSSNVLDGVIPRELTRLTFLAVLNLSRNKLEGRIPEGNQFATFSSDSYGGNLGLCGFPLSKNCSNDEPPQSSSVLEDDSESEIGFGWKVVLMGYVCGTVFGMILGYILLSTGNPQWIMGIVDGKNHRKVRRQNKKLEGRRN comes from the exons ATGGGCAAACGAGTTATGGAGAGCATTTCAGAGTGCTTGATACAGTGCACACGTGAACAAAAGAATATTGTTACCTGCACAGCAGTGAAAGCAGCCATGAGTAGTATTAGTTcttttgtttatgttcttctgTTTCTCGAATTACTTGCCGGAAGCACTTGTGTTGTCCACGGTCTTCAGAGCCACCCGAGAAATACGCTCAAAGATTATGCATCTGCTGCTGAATTTGAAGCGTCTGATGGGCCAAAGTTGTTAG gCAATAAGAAACTTCCATGGAAGAATCTTGAATATCTTGACCTTCGGTCCAACTTGCTTCAAGGACCGGTTCCAGCTCCATCATCTAATATGAGAGTCTTTTTGATCTCAAACAATAAGTTCATTGGAGAGATACCTCGTTTGATCTGCAACACAAGCACCATTGAAATTCTTGATCTATCTAACAACAGCTTGAGTGGCACCATTCCAGAGTGCATTGGAAACTTTAGCAAAAGTCTGCGAGTGTTGGATTTGCGGAAGAATAGATTCCATGGCACAATTCCTGAAACATTTCCAAAGGGCAATAATTTGACGACTCTTAACTTCAATGGCAATGAACTTGTAGGTTCAGTCCCAAGATCTTTGCTCAATTGTGCTAATCTTCAAGTTCTTGATCTCGGCAACAACAAGATGAAGGATACGTTCCCACATTGGCTAGGAACACTTCGGGAGCTTCAGGTTCTTATTCTACGTTCGAATAAGTTTTACGGTCATTTAAGGGATTATGAGGCTGATTATTATTTCTCTAAGTTGAGAATCCTTGATCTCTCGAACAACAACTTTACTGGCTCTCTTCCAGCAATgttctttaaaaatatgaaagccATGACGGATATTGGTGAAGCAGCAGATGAAAACAAGTCGAAGTACATGGGGGAAACTTACTATGAAGATTCTGTGACGCTGATAATAAAGCGGCAGGAGGTGAAACTAATGAAGATTCTTACTATTTTCACTACCATTGATCTTTCAAAGAACAGCTTTCACGGAGAAATTCCTGAACTAATGGGGAAGCTTCATTCACTCCGGCTCCTGAATCTTTCTCAAAACATTCTATCAGGCAACATCCCTTCATCATTGGGAGATTTGACGGATCTAGAGTCCCTAGACCTCTCTTCGAACGTGCTTGATGGGGTAATTCCAAGGGAGTTAACAAGATTGACATTTCTGGCAGTTCTGAACCTTTCGCGAAACAAACTCGAGGGACGTATACCTGAAGGCAACCAATTTGCTACCTTTTCGAGTGATTCGTATGGTGGAAACTTGGGATTATGCGGATTTCCACTGTCGAAAAATTGCAGCAATGATGAGCCGCCGCAATCATCCTCGGTGTTAGAAGATGATTCAGAGTCTGAAATTGGATTTGGTTGGAAAGTTGTGTTGATGGGTTACGTATGCGGAACTGTGTTTGGAATGATCTTGGGATACATTTTACTTTCCACTGGAAACCCTCAATGGATTATGGGCATAGTTGATGGAAAAAACCATAGAAAGGTGAGAAGACAGAATAAGAAACTTGAAGGCAGACGAAATTAA